The following DNA comes from Pseudomonas sp. MYb118.
CACAACACGCGCAGCCAGTTCGGCGGGTTGATGCTGCCCAGCGAGTTGAGCATGCACAGCACCTGGGTGCCGGCATCCGCCGCCGTGACGAAATGCACCGCGAGCAGCAGACAGACAATGATGCTGAGAATGCCGCCCAGGGTCTTGCCATCCAGGCGTTCGAGCAGGGTAAACATCGCCGTGGTGGTTTCCTTGCGCGTGGCATCGAGGATCGGGCCGCCGGTGAACGGGCCGGCCTGGGTCTGTTCCGCCACCGGCAGGCTGTTGTAGGCCTGGCGGGTTTGCTGCTCGTCCTTGAGCGCCGTGCCGCCGAACACCGCCATCCACAGAATGGTGACCAGCGTTGGCACCAGCAAGGCGCCGACCACCAGCTCGCGGATGGTTCGGCCACGGGAAATCCGCGCGATGAACAGGCCAACGAACGGTCCCCAGGTCATCCACCAGGGCAGGTAGAACGCCGTCCAGCTCTTCTGCCAGCCGCTGCCGCTCTGGGTGTCGGTCCACAGGCTCAGGCCGACGATGTTCTGCAGGTAGTCGCCGGTCGATTCGAACAGCAAGTTCATGATGTAGTTGGTCGGGCCGAGCATCAGCACCACCAGCATCAGCCCCAGGGAAATGAACATGTTCACCGTCGACAGGCGCTTCATCCCGCGCGACACGCCGGCCACCAGCGAGATCGAGGCGATCACGGTCACTACGGCGATCAGCCCGAGCTTGAACGACAGGCTCACCGGCACGCCGAACACCTGATTCAGGCCGGTGTTGATCTGCTCGACGCCCATGCCCAGCGATTGCGAGACGCCAAACGCGGTGACGGCGGCGCCGATGATGTCGACGGTATGG
Coding sequences within:
- a CDS encoding BCCT family transporter, encoding MRAKSGLFKGLNPVVTVGSLLIVLAFVILCASHGDQAAGVFKRASDAILDNLKWFYISLVSGVLCVLLYIAFSRHGTLKLGRPDEKPEFSFAAWISMLFSAGMGVGLIFWSVAEPVLHYASNPFSPGLSDQAASMAMRITLFHWGLHPWAIFTIIGLGLAYFAYREGLPLALRSVLYPLIGKRIYGPIGHTVDIIGAAVTAFGVSQSLGMGVEQINTGLNQVFGVPVSLSFKLGLIAVVTVIASISLVAGVSRGMKRLSTVNMFISLGLMLVVLMLGPTNYIMNLLFESTGDYLQNIVGLSLWTDTQSGSGWQKSWTAFYLPWWMTWGPFVGLFIARISRGRTIRELVVGALLVPTLVTILWMAVFGGTALKDEQQTRQAYNSLPVAEQTQAGPFTGGPILDATRKETTTAMFTLLERLDGKTLGGILSIIVCLLLAVHFVTAADAGTQVLCMLNSLGSINPPNWLRVLWCVLEGAIAASLIIAGGLVAIQMASIVVGLPIAIYMLVASYGLIRALGSNAGLAPAEVNNEVLAGHTRLAEPL